A section of the Streptomyces sp. NBC_01216 genome encodes:
- a CDS encoding ATP/GTP-binding protein, with product MSKSSDAAVSLSKNTPPAAERRLHIARAELALALPDHLALRDVPLKPDPLEALAAAVADVRTSLQERADLVLDLVPVAPGKVARRRSQLLAAARRSPNDMPAIPGMPRQGGGGSGFSLDRLSSIGSEIAAEMRGAQATRPSAGNRPRAQRMLSATDMKAAMGKFHPDVNPVFDLQLLLRTCSTDPHRPRLLLDQLLAALEGWAGDNYLRPVGLNLGLTRLRADSVFYRQHFDRRFETGLFAPRRRGWVTGEEIAGLLKPPTKHNSAANVMRSGGVVPPPHPGLPSWTGQPDLLPLGWVSRPGGGERLAGIPLRYLLFALFLGKAGYGKTEMSLVQAIALAHNGHGILFLDPHGDGWQRARPYLAHRELAPRIWEIDLTSPDMNAKVASWNPLSMQNRKEEDIPDIVQYVVTGFSSALNWSDSAGRAKTILTRSVESLVELSLLLAKAGKPELAPTIFQIRTILTDEEWRDAVVPYLSKNLRDFWEKTYKKYPGEATPVVTNIIERLDSSNAVKAFLGSSLSTYDIRTAMDQGKVVFICPSGTGDTDRIVSCLLIYDLFRAGLSRRDIPVADRKDFYCFIDELTAVDGASKGTLAAIAEQLRKFRVKLLAMTQMAQRLTPTTRQGLLQNLSVLSTTASDVDEAMLVTRRWGKKVEPDTITALRPYNYVMSVTLGDGRTDPFRVRGASVEELYEDYHRPDDLPKLSASVDQNLRRRPVRDILDDLRRLDNRIMRALASIQVQPDDDDDVPRGHDQERAADNTEAQAEEAPESGRVRISKDPGTVISGSTDEELPYDEEEPPYDEDDGPAGGSVVV from the coding sequence ATGAGCAAGTCGTCCGATGCGGCCGTGAGCCTGTCGAAGAACACCCCGCCGGCCGCCGAGCGCCGACTCCACATCGCGCGCGCCGAACTGGCCCTGGCGCTGCCGGACCACCTGGCCCTGCGGGACGTCCCGCTGAAGCCCGACCCTCTCGAGGCCCTGGCCGCCGCGGTCGCCGACGTCCGCACCTCCCTCCAGGAGCGAGCCGACCTCGTCCTGGACCTGGTCCCCGTCGCCCCGGGCAAGGTCGCCCGCCGACGCAGCCAGCTCCTGGCCGCAGCCCGCCGGTCGCCGAACGACATGCCAGCCATCCCCGGGATGCCTCGCCAGGGCGGAGGCGGCTCCGGCTTCAGCCTCGACCGGCTGTCCTCGATCGGCTCGGAGATCGCCGCCGAGATGCGCGGCGCCCAGGCCACGCGTCCTTCCGCGGGCAACCGCCCCCGGGCGCAGCGCATGCTCAGCGCGACCGACATGAAGGCCGCGATGGGGAAGTTCCACCCGGACGTCAACCCGGTCTTCGACCTCCAGCTGCTCCTGCGTACCTGCTCCACCGACCCGCACCGACCGCGCCTTCTGCTGGACCAGCTTCTCGCGGCTCTGGAGGGCTGGGCGGGCGACAACTACCTGCGACCTGTCGGGCTGAACCTCGGCCTCACCCGGCTGCGCGCCGACTCGGTGTTCTACCGCCAGCACTTCGACCGCCGCTTCGAGACGGGCCTCTTCGCCCCGCGCCGACGCGGGTGGGTGACCGGCGAGGAAATCGCCGGACTGCTGAAGCCCCCGACCAAGCACAACTCGGCGGCGAACGTGATGCGCTCCGGCGGTGTGGTCCCGCCGCCCCACCCGGGCCTGCCTTCGTGGACCGGCCAGCCCGACCTGCTGCCGCTCGGCTGGGTCTCCCGGCCCGGCGGCGGAGAGCGCCTGGCCGGCATCCCCTTGCGCTACCTGCTCTTCGCCCTGTTCCTCGGCAAGGCCGGCTACGGCAAGACGGAGATGAGCCTGGTCCAGGCCATCGCGCTGGCCCACAACGGGCACGGCATCCTGTTTCTGGATCCGCATGGGGACGGCTGGCAGAGGGCCCGGCCGTACCTCGCGCACCGCGAGCTCGCGCCGCGGATCTGGGAGATCGACCTGACCTCGCCCGACATGAACGCCAAGGTCGCGTCCTGGAACCCGCTGTCGATGCAAAACCGCAAAGAGGAAGACATCCCCGACATCGTCCAGTACGTGGTCACCGGCTTCTCCAGCGCACTGAACTGGAGCGACTCGGCGGGCCGCGCCAAGACGATCCTCACCCGCTCGGTCGAGTCGCTCGTCGAGCTGTCCCTGCTGCTCGCGAAGGCCGGCAAGCCCGAACTCGCCCCGACGATCTTCCAGATCCGCACGATCCTGACCGATGAGGAGTGGCGCGACGCCGTCGTCCCCTACCTGTCGAAGAACCTGAGGGACTTCTGGGAAAAGACCTACAAGAAGTACCCGGGCGAGGCAACGCCGGTCGTCACCAACATCATCGAGCGCCTCGACAGCAGTAACGCCGTGAAAGCGTTCCTCGGGTCGTCGTTGTCCACCTACGACATCCGCACCGCCATGGACCAGGGCAAGGTCGTCTTCATTTGCCCGTCGGGCACAGGTGACACCGACCGGATCGTGTCGTGCTTGCTGATCTACGACCTGTTCCGAGCCGGTCTGTCGCGCCGGGACATACCCGTGGCGGACCGCAAGGACTTCTACTGCTTCATCGACGAGCTCACCGCGGTCGACGGGGCCAGCAAGGGCACGTTGGCTGCGATCGCCGAACAACTGCGCAAGTTCCGGGTCAAGCTCTTGGCGATGACGCAGATGGCACAGCGTCTGACCCCGACGACCAGGCAGGGGTTGCTGCAGAACCTGTCGGTGCTCTCGACGACCGCCAGCGACGTCGACGAGGCGATGCTGGTGACCCGGCGCTGGGGCAAGAAGGTCGAGCCGGACACCATCACCGCCCTGCGGCCGTACAACTACGTGATGTCGGTGACCCTCGGCGACGGGCGCACTGACCCGTTTCGGGTGCGGGGTGCCAGCGTCGAGGAGCTGTACGAGGACTACCACCGTCCCGACGATCTGCCGAAGCTGTCGGCGTCCGTCGACCAGAACCTGCGCCGGCGCCCGGTCCGGGACATCCTCGACGACCTCCGTCGGCTCGACAACCGCATCATGCGTGCCCTCGCCTCGATCCAGGTCCAGCCGGACGATGACGACGACGTGCCCCGCGGCCACGACCAGGAGCGCGCCGCAGACAACACCGAGGCCCAGGCCGAGGAGGCGCCCGAGAGCGGACGGGTTCGGATCAGCAAGGACCCGGGCACCGTGATCAGCGGCTCGACCGACGAGGAATTGCCGTACGACGAGGAAGAGCCGCCGTACGACGAGGACGACGGCCCGGCCGGCGGCTCGGTGGTCGTATGA
- a CDS encoding bifunctional lytic transglycosylase/C40 family peptidase, whose product MKKVMFALTSLGGLLITIVIAAVVAVAMAMGSDNTSGGMENAGFGGGIADNAPVPAEYRALIVNNIGKYGCAEVTASLIAAQIYNESSFDPTAQSFEWVEDPKTGEKVKKPIADGIAQFIPTTWAEHGVDGNGDGVKDVWNPQDAIPAAIAYDCYLADQVKDVAGNKTDNMLAAYNAGPYAVQKAGGIPPITETRNYVKKIRDLAEKWAAIDSGGNIPLPQGSGGAAQAIATARTALDTMYQWGGDCKPPFDHGRNNGCDCSSLMQFAWASAGVNLPRTTYDQVKKGSPVESVSQLRPGDLLFTRPGPSGPEHVGMYIGLNAKGEPEVIDAPKTGLPVRIKPLSYWTPQIIAMRHVG is encoded by the coding sequence ATGAAGAAGGTCATGTTCGCCCTGACCAGCCTGGGCGGTCTCCTGATCACCATCGTCATCGCCGCAGTCGTCGCGGTCGCGATGGCCATGGGCAGCGACAACACCAGCGGCGGCATGGAGAACGCCGGCTTCGGCGGCGGCATCGCGGACAACGCACCCGTGCCCGCCGAGTACAGGGCACTCATCGTCAACAACATCGGGAAGTACGGGTGCGCCGAGGTGACCGCGTCCTTGATCGCCGCGCAGATCTACAACGAGAGCAGCTTCGACCCGACCGCCCAGTCCTTCGAGTGGGTGGAGGACCCCAAGACGGGCGAGAAGGTCAAGAAGCCGATCGCCGACGGCATCGCGCAGTTCATCCCCACCACCTGGGCCGAGCACGGCGTCGACGGCAACGGCGACGGCGTCAAGGACGTCTGGAACCCCCAGGACGCCATCCCTGCAGCGATCGCCTACGACTGCTACCTCGCCGACCAGGTGAAGGACGTCGCCGGCAACAAGACCGACAACATGCTCGCCGCCTACAACGCCGGCCCCTACGCCGTGCAGAAAGCCGGCGGCATCCCGCCCATCACCGAAACCCGCAACTACGTCAAGAAGATCCGGGACCTGGCCGAGAAGTGGGCCGCCATCGACAGCGGCGGCAACATCCCCCTGCCCCAGGGCTCGGGCGGCGCCGCGCAGGCGATCGCCACCGCCAGGACCGCGCTCGACACGATGTACCAGTGGGGTGGGGACTGCAAGCCGCCCTTCGACCACGGTCGCAACAACGGCTGTGACTGCTCCTCGCTCATGCAGTTCGCATGGGCCAGCGCGGGCGTGAACCTTCCCCGAACCACCTACGACCAGGTCAAGAAGGGGTCGCCCGTCGAGAGCGTCAGCCAGCTCCGGCCCGGCGACCTCCTGTTCACCCGGCCCGGCCCCTCTGGTCCCGAGCATGTCGGCATGTACATAGGGCTCAACGCGAAGGGGGAACCGGAAGTGATCGACGCCCCGAAGACCGGGTTGCCGGTTCGGATCAAGCCGCTCAGCTACTGGACCCCGCAGATCATCGCGATGCGGCACGTCGGCTGA
- a CDS encoding replication-relaxation family protein, whose translation MSMITDAAAPSVEQRASFHSIATRVLYVLYQHRVMSTGQLQRLLLPAASASYLHRQLRGLLAAGLVQRIWASHQPQAAGQGERKTRRPTKPPYLWFLTEEGAQSVEDGGELQPRPYRVTPEAVAGARQLHTLAVNETGIAFARHAARLGHECGPLDWTPEVAHRIRDGQRRFEDDHVISDAVLSYVHVRRGQRAMMTLFLELDRATMTAARLAAKVAAYGRMHEYVPQHPDRARRSAASTRPAWQYTYPVFPRLLVVLDGRPSPTLASRLAARTEDLYTLTRADPRLSRLAGRLSIGVTTLQLLQERGPFEPIFTPLLRGTPEQRPPLTDLYLKTAQ comes from the coding sequence ATGAGCATGATCACCGACGCTGCTGCTCCGAGCGTGGAGCAGCGCGCGAGCTTCCACTCCATCGCCACCCGGGTGCTCTATGTGTTGTACCAGCACCGGGTGATGTCCACCGGTCAGCTGCAGCGGCTGCTGCTGCCAGCGGCAAGCGCCTCCTACTTGCACCGTCAGCTGCGCGGCCTCCTGGCGGCCGGTCTGGTCCAGCGCATCTGGGCCAGCCACCAGCCGCAGGCGGCCGGGCAGGGGGAGCGCAAGACGCGGCGCCCGACCAAGCCGCCGTACCTGTGGTTCCTGACCGAGGAGGGCGCGCAGTCCGTGGAGGACGGCGGGGAGCTTCAGCCCCGGCCCTACCGGGTCACACCGGAGGCGGTCGCCGGTGCCCGGCAGCTGCACACCCTGGCGGTCAACGAGACCGGTATCGCCTTCGCGCGGCACGCGGCCCGGCTGGGGCACGAGTGCGGGCCGCTGGACTGGACACCGGAGGTCGCCCACCGGATCCGGGACGGGCAGCGCCGGTTCGAGGACGACCACGTCATCAGCGACGCGGTCCTGAGCTACGTGCATGTGCGCCGGGGGCAGCGGGCGATGATGACGCTGTTCCTGGAGCTGGACCGTGCCACGATGACGGCCGCCCGGCTGGCGGCCAAGGTCGCGGCCTACGGCCGGATGCACGAGTACGTGCCGCAGCACCCCGACCGGGCCCGCCGGTCGGCGGCGTCGACCAGGCCGGCGTGGCAGTACACCTACCCGGTCTTCCCCCGGCTCCTGGTGGTGCTGGACGGCAGGCCCTCACCCACGCTCGCCTCCCGGCTCGCCGCGCGGACCGAAGACCTCTACACCCTGACCCGGGCGGATCCGCGGCTCTCGCGTCTGGCCGGCCGGTTGTCGATCGGCGTGACCACGTTGCAGCTCTTGCAGGAGCGCGGTCCGTTCGAGCCGATCTTCACGCCGCTCCTGCGCGGCACCCCCGAGCAGCGGCCTCCGCTGACCGACCTGTACCTCAAGACCGCTCAGTGA